One genomic region from Pseudomonas sp. R5-89-07 encodes:
- a CDS encoding TetR family transcriptional regulator: protein MVRRTKEEAQETRSQILQAAEQAFYDRGVARTTLADIAALAGVTRGAIYWHFSNKSDLLQALLDTLHEPLDELARASESEDEIDPLGCMRKLLIHLYHQVALDPKTRRINEILFHKCEFTDEMCDMRRQRQAHSLECNLRIGLTLRNAVHRGQLPENLDTTRAAVCIHAYIHGLIGQWLLVPDSFQLHQDAERWVDAGLDMLRLSPSLRN, encoded by the coding sequence ATGGTTCGTCGCACCAAAGAGGAAGCTCAGGAAACGCGCAGCCAGATTCTCCAAGCCGCCGAGCAAGCCTTCTATGACCGTGGCGTTGCGCGGACCACGCTGGCGGATATCGCCGCCCTGGCCGGCGTCACGCGCGGTGCAATTTACTGGCATTTCAGCAACAAGTCCGACTTGTTGCAGGCACTGCTCGATACGCTGCACGAACCCTTGGACGAATTGGCCCGGGCGAGTGAAAGCGAGGATGAAATCGACCCGTTGGGGTGTATGCGCAAGCTGCTGATTCATCTGTATCATCAAGTGGCCCTGGACCCGAAAACCCGGCGCATCAACGAAATCCTGTTCCATAAGTGCGAGTTCACCGATGAAATGTGCGACATGCGCCGCCAACGCCAGGCCCACAGCCTGGAGTGCAACCTGCGCATCGGCCTGACGTTGCGCAATGCGGTGCATCGCGGCCAATTGCCGGAAAATCTCGATACCACCCGTGCAGCGGTGTGTATTCATGCCTACATCCACGGCTTGATCGGCCAGTGGCTATTGGTGCCCGACAGTTTCCAACTGCATCAGGACGCCGAGCGCTGGGTGGACGCCGGGCTGGACATGCTGCGCCTGAGCCCCAGCCTGCGCAATTGA
- a CDS encoding efflux RND transporter permease subunit, which produces MSKFFIDRPIFAWVIALVIMLVGALSILKLPINQYPAIAPTAIDIQVTYPGASAQTVQDTVVQVIEQQLNGIDNLRYVSSDSNSDGSMTITVTFNQGTNPDIAQVQVQNKLNLATPLLPQEVQQQGIRVTKSVKNFLMVIGLVSEDGSMTKDDLSNYIVSNIQDPISRTAGVGDFQVFGSQYAMRIWLDPAKLNNYQLTPVDVSTAIQAQNVQVATGQLGGLPALPGTQLNATIIGKTRLQTAEQFGNILMKVNTDGSQVRLKDVARIELGGQTYSISAQFNGNPASGMAIKLASGANALDTAKAIRATVASLEPFFPPGMKAVVPYDTTPVVTESISGVVHTLVEAIVLVFLVMFLFLQNFRATIITTMTVPVVLLGTFGILAAFGFTINTLTMFGMILAIGLLVDDAIVVVENVERVMAEEHLSPKEATVKSMSQIQGALVGIALVLSAVLLPMAFFGGSTGVIYKQFSITIVSAMALSVLVALIFTPALCATMLKPIDPEKHGQPKRGFFGWFNRTFDRGVLSYERGVGNMIKHKIPAFLVYLLIFAGMIWLFMRIPAAFLPDEDQGVIFAQVQTPVGSTAERTQKVIDDMRIFLLNDKEGEPGEGKGVKSVFTVNGFNFAGRGQSSGLAFVMLKPWDERDASTSVFEIAKRAQGYFMQTFQDAMVFAIVPPSVLELGNATGFDVFLQDQGGVGHDKLMAARNQFLGMAAQSKILAGVRPNGVNDEPQYELTVDDEKASAQGITLSSINQTLAIALGGSYVNDFIDRGRVKKVYVQGEAASRMSPEDLNKWYVRSDSGKMVPLSAIASGKWIYGSPKLSRYNGVAAMEILGTPAPGYSTGDAMAEVERLVKQLPAGIGYAWTGLSYEERLSGSQAPALYALSLLVVFLCLAALYESWSIPIAVVLVVPLGVVGALIATSMRGLSNDVFFQVGLLVTVGLAAKNAILIVEFAKELHEQGKGIVEAAIEASRMRLRPIIMTSMAFILGVLPLAISSGAGSGSQHAIGTGVIGGMITATVLAIFWVPLFFATVSAIGDRKKTETKQTPKEAGQ; this is translated from the coding sequence ATGTCGAAATTTTTTATCGACCGTCCCATTTTCGCCTGGGTAATCGCCCTGGTGATCATGCTGGTCGGGGCACTGTCGATCCTGAAGTTGCCCATCAACCAATACCCGGCCATCGCGCCAACCGCCATCGACATCCAGGTGACCTACCCGGGCGCGTCCGCACAAACCGTGCAAGACACCGTGGTGCAGGTCATCGAGCAACAGCTCAACGGTATCGACAACCTGCGTTACGTTTCCTCGGACAGTAACTCCGACGGCAGCATGACGATCACCGTGACGTTCAACCAGGGTACCAACCCGGACATCGCCCAGGTGCAGGTGCAGAACAAGCTGAACCTGGCGACGCCACTGCTGCCCCAGGAAGTACAGCAGCAGGGTATCCGCGTTACCAAGTCGGTGAAGAACTTCCTGATGGTGATCGGTCTGGTGTCGGAAGACGGCAGCATGACCAAGGACGACTTGTCGAACTACATCGTGTCCAACATCCAGGACCCGATCTCGCGTACCGCGGGTGTCGGTGACTTCCAGGTGTTCGGTTCGCAGTACGCCATGCGCATCTGGCTGGACCCGGCCAAGCTCAACAACTACCAGCTGACGCCGGTCGATGTGAGCACCGCGATCCAGGCGCAGAACGTCCAGGTGGCCACCGGTCAATTGGGCGGCTTGCCTGCCCTGCCCGGCACCCAGCTGAACGCCACGATCATCGGCAAGACCCGCCTGCAGACTGCCGAGCAGTTCGGCAACATCCTCATGAAGGTCAACACCGACGGCTCGCAAGTACGCTTGAAGGACGTCGCCCGCATCGAGCTGGGCGGCCAGACCTACAGCATCAGCGCGCAGTTCAACGGCAACCCGGCTTCCGGCATGGCGATCAAACTGGCCTCCGGCGCCAACGCCCTGGATACCGCCAAGGCCATTCGTGCCACCGTCGCCTCGCTGGAGCCATTCTTCCCGCCAGGCATGAAGGCGGTGGTGCCGTATGACACCACGCCAGTGGTCACCGAATCGATCTCCGGTGTTGTCCACACCCTGGTCGAAGCGATCGTGCTGGTGTTCCTGGTGATGTTCCTGTTCCTGCAGAACTTCCGCGCCACCATCATCACCACCATGACGGTGCCGGTGGTGTTGCTGGGTACCTTCGGGATCCTCGCGGCGTTCGGTTTCACCATTAACACCCTGACCATGTTCGGCATGATCCTGGCCATCGGCTTGCTGGTGGACGACGCCATCGTCGTGGTGGAAAACGTCGAGCGCGTCATGGCCGAGGAGCACCTGTCGCCGAAAGAGGCGACGGTCAAGTCCATGAGCCAGATCCAGGGCGCCCTGGTGGGTATTGCCCTGGTACTGTCGGCGGTACTGCTGCCGATGGCGTTCTTCGGCGGCTCCACCGGTGTGATCTACAAACAGTTCTCCATCACCATCGTTTCGGCCATGGCGTTGTCGGTACTGGTTGCGCTGATCTTCACCCCGGCCCTGTGCGCCACCATGCTCAAGCCGATCGACCCGGAAAAGCACGGTCAACCCAAGCGTGGTTTCTTCGGCTGGTTCAACCGCACCTTCGACCGTGGCGTACTGAGCTACGAGCGCGGCGTGGGCAACATGATCAAGCACAAGATCCCGGCGTTCCTGGTGTACCTGCTGATCTTCGCCGGCATGATCTGGCTGTTCATGCGCATCCCTGCCGCGTTCCTGCCCGATGAAGACCAGGGCGTGATCTTTGCCCAGGTGCAGACCCCGGTCGGCTCCACGGCCGAGCGCACGCAAAAAGTCATCGACGACATGCGCATCTTCCTGCTCAACGACAAGGAAGGCGAGCCAGGCGAAGGCAAAGGCGTGAAGTCGGTATTTACCGTGAACGGCTTCAACTTCGCCGGTCGTGGTCAAAGCTCGGGCCTGGCGTTCGTGATGCTCAAGCCGTGGGATGAGCGTGATGCGTCCACGTCGGTATTCGAAATTGCCAAGCGTGCCCAGGGCTACTTCATGCAGACCTTCCAGGACGCCATGGTATTCGCCATCGTGCCGCCGTCTGTACTGGAACTGGGTAACGCCACCGGTTTCGACGTGTTCCTGCAAGACCAGGGTGGTGTCGGCCATGACAAGCTGATGGCCGCGCGCAACCAGTTCCTGGGCATGGCGGCACAAAGCAAGATCCTGGCCGGCGTACGTCCTAACGGCGTGAACGATGAGCCGCAGTATGAGCTCACCGTCGACGACGAGAAGGCCAGCGCCCAGGGCATTACGCTGTCGAGCATCAACCAGACCCTGGCGATTGCCCTGGGTGGCAGCTACGTCAACGACTTCATTGACCGTGGTCGCGTGAAGAAGGTGTACGTGCAGGGCGAAGCCGCCAGCCGTATGTCGCCGGAAGACCTGAACAAGTGGTACGTGCGCAGCGACTCCGGGAAAATGGTGCCGTTGTCGGCCATCGCCTCGGGCAAGTGGATCTACGGTTCGCCGAAGCTCTCGCGTTATAACGGCGTGGCGGCGATGGAAATCCTCGGCACCCCGGCACCGGGTTACAGCACCGGTGATGCAATGGCTGAAGTCGAGCGTCTGGTCAAGCAACTGCCGGCCGGTATCGGCTATGCCTGGACAGGCCTGTCGTACGAGGAACGCTTGTCCGGCTCCCAGGCGCCGGCGCTGTATGCCCTGTCGCTGCTGGTGGTGTTCCTGTGCCTCGCGGCGCTGTACGAAAGCTGGTCGATCCCGATTGCAGTGGTACTGGTCGTGCCGCTGGGTGTGGTGGGGGCGTTGATCGCCACCAGCATGCGCGGGCTGTCCAACGACGTGTTCTTCCAGGTGGGCCTGCTGGTGACGGTGGGTCTGGCGGCGAAAAACGCCATCCTGATCGTGGAGTTCGCCAAAGAGCTCCACGAACAGGGCAAAGGCATCGTCGAGGCCGCGATCGAAGCGTCCCGCATGCGTCTGCGCCCGATCATCATGACCTCCATGGCGTTCATCCTCGGCGTACTGCCGCTGGCGATCTCCTCGGGCGCAGGTTCAGGCAGCCAGCACGCCATCGGTACCGGCGTTATCGGCGGTATGATCACGGCCACGGTGCTGGCGATCTTCTGGGTGCCATTGTTCTTTGCAACCGTGTCCGCCATTGGCGACCGTAAAAAGACTGAAACCAAGCAAACTCCTAAAGAGGCTGGCCAATGA
- the olsB gene encoding L-ornithine N(alpha)-acyltransferase codes for MTQLARISDTGNERRLQAERLVGAKALQEAQALRFNVFSGEFNAKLKGAELGLDMDDYDVHCSHIGVRDLNSGRLVATTRLLDHQAASTLGRFYSEEEFSLHGLLHLQGPILEIGRTCVDPAYRNGGTIAVLWGELAEVLNQGGYSYLMGCASIPMHDGGIQAHAIMQRLRERYLCNEHLRAEPKKPLPALDLPSNVIAEMPPLLKAYMRLGAKICGEPCWDEDFQVADVFILLKRDELCPRYARHFKAAM; via the coding sequence ATGACTCAGCTCGCCCGCATCAGCGACACCGGCAATGAACGCCGTCTGCAAGCCGAACGCCTGGTTGGCGCCAAGGCCTTGCAGGAAGCCCAGGCCCTGCGGTTCAACGTGTTCAGCGGCGAATTCAACGCCAAGCTAAAAGGCGCGGAATTGGGTTTGGACATGGATGACTATGATGTTCACTGCAGCCACATTGGCGTGCGTGACTTGAACAGCGGTCGACTGGTGGCCACCACCCGTTTGCTCGATCACCAGGCCGCCAGCACCCTGGGCCGGTTCTACAGCGAAGAGGAATTCAGCCTGCATGGGCTGCTGCACTTGCAGGGCCCGATCCTGGAGATCGGCCGTACCTGCGTCGACCCGGCCTACCGCAACGGCGGCACCATCGCGGTGCTCTGGGGAGAGTTGGCCGAGGTGCTCAACCAGGGCGGCTACAGCTACCTGATGGGCTGCGCAAGCATCCCGATGCACGATGGCGGCATTCAGGCCCACGCAATCATGCAGCGCCTGCGCGAGCGCTACCTGTGCAATGAACATCTGCGCGCCGAACCGAAAAAACCGCTGCCGGCGCTGGACCTGCCCTCCAACGTCATCGCTGAAATGCCGCCGCTGCTCAAGGCGTACATGCGCCTGGGCGCGAAGATCTGCGGCGAACCGTGCTGGGATGAAGATTTCCAGGTGGCCGACGTGTTCATCCTGCTCAAGCGCGATGAGTTGTGCCCGCGTTACGCCCGCCACTTCAAGGCAGCAATGTGA
- the adeC gene encoding AdeC/AdeK/OprM family multidrug efflux complex outer membrane factor, which yields MSKSLLSLAVTAFVLSGCSLIPDYQRPEAPVAAQFPQGPAYSSAQAPGQAAAEQGWKQFFHDPALQQLIQTALVNNRDLRVAALNIDAYAAQYQIQRADLFPAVSATGSGSRSRTPARLSQTGESTIASQYSAGLGISSYELDLFGRVRSLSEEALQKYFATEEARRSTQISLVANVANAYLTWQADKELLRLTQDTLGAFEQSYKLTSRSNEVGVASALDLSQARTSVENARVQLARYTRQVAQDENSLTLLLGTGLPANIASKPLSDDLLSEVPAGLPSDLLQRRPDIVQAEYNLKAANANIGAARAAFFPSISLTASAGTASPNLGGLFKGGSGTWSFAPQINIPIFNAGSLRASLDYSKIQKEINVANYEKAIQTGFQEVSDGLAARATYKQQLDAQRGFVAANQDYYRLAERRYRIGVDSNLTFLDAQRQLFSAQQSLITDRLAQLTSEVNLYKALGGGWNEQTGKNEPVKEDAPPLKLF from the coding sequence ATGAGCAAGTCGCTACTTTCCTTAGCCGTCACCGCATTCGTGCTCAGTGGCTGCTCGCTGATCCCTGACTACCAGCGCCCCGAAGCGCCGGTAGCAGCGCAGTTCCCGCAGGGGCCGGCGTATTCGTCGGCCCAGGCGCCGGGCCAGGCCGCCGCCGAGCAAGGCTGGAAGCAGTTTTTCCATGACCCTGCCCTGCAACAGCTGATCCAGACTGCGCTGGTGAACAACCGTGACCTGCGCGTCGCGGCCCTGAACATCGACGCCTACGCGGCGCAGTACCAGATCCAGCGTGCCGACCTGTTCCCGGCGGTCTCGGCCACCGGCAGCGGCAGCCGTTCGCGTACTCCGGCGCGCCTGTCGCAGACCGGCGAATCGACCATCGCCAGCCAGTACTCGGCAGGCCTGGGGATCAGTTCCTATGAATTGGACCTGTTCGGCCGCGTACGCAGCCTGAGCGAAGAGGCGCTGCAGAAATACTTCGCCACCGAAGAAGCACGGCGCAGCACCCAGATCAGCCTGGTGGCCAACGTGGCGAATGCCTACCTGACCTGGCAGGCCGACAAGGAACTGCTCAGGCTGACCCAGGACACCCTCGGCGCATTCGAGCAGAGCTACAAGCTCACCTCGCGCAGCAACGAAGTCGGCGTGGCCTCGGCTCTCGACTTGAGCCAGGCGCGCACTTCAGTGGAAAACGCCCGCGTGCAGCTTGCCCGGTATACGCGCCAGGTGGCCCAGGACGAAAACAGCCTGACCCTGCTGCTGGGCACTGGCCTGCCGGCGAATATCGCCAGCAAGCCATTGTCCGACGACCTGCTCAGCGAAGTACCGGCCGGCTTGCCGTCGGACCTGCTGCAACGGCGTCCCGACATCGTCCAGGCCGAGTACAACCTCAAGGCCGCCAACGCCAACATCGGTGCGGCCCGTGCGGCATTCTTCCCAAGCATCAGCCTGACCGCCAGCGCCGGTACCGCCAGCCCGAACCTGGGCGGCCTGTTCAAGGGCGGCTCGGGCACCTGGTCGTTCGCGCCACAGATCAACATCCCGATCTTCAACGCCGGTAGCCTGCGCGCAAGCCTGGACTACTCGAAGATCCAGAAAGAGATCAACGTGGCCAACTACGAGAAGGCCATCCAGACCGGCTTCCAGGAAGTCTCCGACGGCCTCGCCGCGCGTGCGACCTACAAGCAGCAGCTGGATGCACAACGTGGTTTCGTCGCCGCCAACCAGGATTACTACCGCCTGGCCGAGCGTCGCTACCGCATCGGTGTGGACAGCAACCTGACCTTCCTCGACGCCCAGCGCCAACTGTTCAGTGCCCAGCAATCGCTGATCACCGACCGCCTGGCGCAGCTGACCAGCGAGGTCAACCTGTACAAGGCCCTCGGCGGTGGCTGGAACGAGCAGACCGGTAAGAACGAGCCGGTGAAAGAAGACGCGCCGCCGCTCAAGTTGTTCTGA
- a CDS encoding helix-turn-helix transcriptional regulator: MSIDLDEIIKALAHPVRRDILTWLKDPKVQFPEQLHNHEYGICAGQIDQRCGLSQSTVSAHLATLQRAGLITSQKAGQWHFFRRNEEVIQAFLTALFTELSAPGDAELAPTTNRST, from the coding sequence ATGTCTATCGACCTCGACGAAATAATAAAAGCCCTGGCGCATCCAGTACGACGAGACATCCTCACCTGGCTGAAAGACCCGAAGGTGCAATTCCCCGAGCAACTGCACAACCACGAATACGGCATCTGCGCCGGGCAGATCGACCAGCGCTGCGGCTTGTCCCAGTCCACCGTGTCGGCGCACCTGGCCACATTGCAACGAGCAGGCCTGATCACCAGCCAGAAGGCCGGGCAGTGGCACTTTTTCCGGCGCAATGAGGAGGTGATCCAAGCCTTCCTCACCGCACTCTTCACCGAACTCAGCGCCCCCGGCGATGCCGAGCTGGCCCCCACGACCAACCGATCAACTTAA
- a CDS encoding alkene reductase: MTTIFDPIKLGDLELKNRIIMAPLTRCRADVGRVPNALMAEYYVQRASAGLILSEATSVTPMGVGYPDTPGIWSNDQVRGWANVTKAIHGAGGKIFLQLWHVGRISHESYLNGETPVAPSAIQPKGHVSLVRPLADYPTPRALETAEIADIVDAYRTGAENAKAAGFDGVEIHGANGYLLDQFLQSSTNQRTDQYGGSLENRARLLLEVTDAAIEVWGAGRVGVHLAPRADAHDMGDANLAETFTYVASELGKRGIAFICAREKEGADSLGPQLKKAFGGVYIANERFTKDSANAWLAAGKADAVAFGIPFIANPDLPARLKADAPLNDAHPETFYGKGPVGYIDYPTLPI; this comes from the coding sequence ATGACGACTATTTTCGATCCCATCAAACTGGGCGACCTGGAACTGAAAAACCGCATCATCATGGCGCCGCTGACCCGCTGCCGTGCCGACGTCGGCCGCGTACCCAATGCGCTGATGGCCGAGTACTACGTGCAGCGCGCGTCCGCCGGGCTGATCCTCAGCGAAGCCACCTCCGTAACGCCCATGGGCGTGGGCTACCCGGACACGCCGGGCATCTGGTCCAACGACCAGGTTCGCGGCTGGGCCAACGTGACCAAGGCGATCCACGGCGCGGGCGGCAAGATTTTCTTGCAACTGTGGCACGTCGGTCGCATCTCCCATGAGTCGTACCTGAACGGCGAAACCCCGGTGGCGCCGAGCGCGATCCAGCCCAAAGGCCACGTCAGCCTGGTGCGCCCACTGGCCGACTACCCGACCCCGCGCGCCCTGGAAACCGCTGAAATCGCCGACATCGTCGACGCTTACCGCACCGGCGCCGAAAACGCCAAGGCCGCAGGTTTTGACGGCGTGGAAATCCATGGCGCCAACGGCTACCTGCTCGACCAGTTCCTGCAAAGCAGCACCAACCAGCGCACCGACCAGTACGGTGGCTCCCTGGAAAACCGTGCGCGCCTGCTGCTGGAAGTGACCGACGCCGCGATCGAAGTCTGGGGCGCCGGCCGCGTGGGCGTGCACCTGGCACCGCGTGCCGACGCTCACGACATGGGCGACGCCAACCTGGCGGAAACCTTCACCTACGTCGCCAGCGAACTGGGCAAGCGTGGCATCGCCTTTATCTGCGCCCGTGAAAAAGAAGGCGCGGACAGCCTCGGCCCACAATTGAAGAAAGCCTTCGGCGGCGTCTATATCGCCAACGAGCGCTTCACCAAAGACAGCGCCAATGCCTGGCTGGCCGCCGGCAAGGCCGATGCGGTGGCCTTCGGCATACCGTTCATTGCCAACCCGGACCTGCCGGCACGCTTGAAGGCCGATGCACCACTGAACGACGCGCACCCGGAAACTTTCTACGGTAAAGGGCCAGTGGGTTACATCGATTACCCAACGCTGCCGATCTAA
- a CDS encoding ACP phosphodiesterase, which yields MNYLAHLHLGGQLPAQLLGSLYGDFVKGRLQGQFSPSIEAAIQLHRSIDRFTDSHPLVGQALSRFGLTRRRYAGIVLDVFFDHCLARDWALYADQPLEHFTAQVYRVLAAEPQLPGRLAQIAPWMAADDWLGSYREFEVMGQVLRGISRRLTQPEELGFAMQELRELYEPLSKDFSEFYPELQAFAHLQLTAQN from the coding sequence ATGAATTATCTCGCACATCTGCACTTGGGCGGCCAACTGCCTGCGCAACTGCTGGGCAGCCTGTATGGCGACTTCGTCAAAGGCCGCTTGCAGGGCCAGTTCAGCCCCTCCATCGAAGCGGCGATTCAGCTGCATCGCTCCATCGACCGCTTTACCGACAGTCACCCGCTGGTGGGGCAGGCGTTGTCGCGCTTTGGCCTCACACGCAGGCGCTATGCGGGAATTGTTCTGGATGTGTTTTTCGATCACTGCCTGGCGCGGGATTGGGCGCTGTATGCCGACCAACCTCTGGAGCACTTCACCGCGCAGGTGTACCGCGTGCTCGCCGCGGAGCCGCAGTTGCCGGGGCGTCTGGCGCAGATTGCACCCTGGATGGCAGCGGATGATTGGCTGGGCTCGTACCGTGAATTCGAGGTGATGGGGCAGGTGTTGCGGGGGATCTCGCGGCGGCTGACCCAGCCTGAGGAGCTGGGGTTTGCGATGCAGGAATTGCGGGAGCTGTATGAGCCGCTGAGCAAAGACTTCAGTGAGTTCTACCCAGAGCTACAGGCATTTGCACACCTCCAACTGACCGCCCAAAACTAA
- a CDS encoding lysophospholipid acyltransferase family protein has translation MGRLRVYGRIARVLLVVVLGLSMASVFGLFERLGVANSMVRRQRWSRFFMARLTNALPFRVTVHGELPTQPMLWVSNHVSWTDIPLLGAVAPMSFLSKAEVRTWPVAGWLAAKAGSLFIRRGSGDSQLIRKQMTRHLEQQHPLLMFPEGTTTDGRSLRTFHGRLLASAIDADVALQPVAIRYLRDGQVDPLAPFIGDDDLLSHLMRLFGNDQGDVEIHVLKPIACAGQERAALAYQAQQAVQKTLFGPVPEAEQIEVRPAFAA, from the coding sequence ATGGGCCGCCTGCGCGTGTACGGGCGCATCGCCCGGGTGCTGCTGGTGGTGGTGTTGGGCTTGAGCATGGCCAGTGTGTTTGGCCTGTTCGAGCGCCTGGGAGTGGCCAATTCGATGGTGCGGCGCCAGCGCTGGTCGCGCTTTTTTATGGCGCGGCTGACCAATGCCCTGCCCTTTCGCGTGACGGTGCACGGTGAATTGCCGACGCAACCGATGCTGTGGGTGAGCAATCACGTGTCCTGGACCGATATCCCGCTGCTCGGTGCCGTGGCGCCGATGTCGTTTCTGTCCAAGGCCGAAGTGCGCACCTGGCCGGTGGCGGGCTGGTTGGCGGCGAAAGCCGGCAGCCTGTTCATTCGCCGTGGCTCGGGTGACAGCCAGTTGATCCGCAAACAGATGACCCGCCATCTGGAGCAACAGCACCCGCTGCTGATGTTCCCCGAGGGCACCACCACCGACGGGCGCAGCCTGCGTACCTTCCACGGGCGTTTGCTGGCCAGTGCGATCGATGCGGATGTGGCGCTGCAACCGGTGGCGATCCGTTACCTGCGCGATGGCCAGGTGGACCCGTTGGCGCCGTTTATAGGTGATGACGATTTGCTCTCGCACCTGATGCGACTGTTCGGCAATGACCAGGGCGACGTGGAGATTCACGTGCTCAAACCGATTGCCTGCGCTGGGCAGGAACGTGCGGCGCTGGCGTATCAGGCGCAGCAGGCGGTGCAGAAGACGCTGTTTGGGCCGGTCCCAGAAGCTGAACAGATAGAGGTTCGACCGGCATTCGCGGCTTGA
- a CDS encoding efflux RND transporter periplasmic adaptor subunit, whose translation MQLKPAVTALVTAVALASLLSGCKKEEAAPPAQTPQVGVVTIQPQAFTLTTELPGRTTAYRIAEVRPQVNGIILKRLFKEGADVKEGQQLYQIDPSVYEATLKSAQANLTQTKSITDRYKQLVDEQAVSRQEYDTAVANRMTAEANVQTAQINVRYTKVYAPISGRIGRSSVTEGALVSNGQADSMAVIQQLDPIYVDVTQSSAEMLKLRRDLESGQLEKAGANAAKVKLTLEDGSDYGQEGKLEFSEVSVDQTTGSVTLRAVFPNPDHTLLPGMFVHAQLQAGVNSKAILAPQQGVTRDLKGTPTALVVNADNKVEQRELVANRTYGAYWLVEKGLNAGDRVITEGLQYVKPGAEVKVKEADNAKPAGSAAPAAAAGKGE comes from the coding sequence ATGCAACTTAAGCCAGCTGTTACCGCTCTGGTCACTGCCGTCGCCCTGGCATCGCTGCTCAGCGGATGTAAAAAGGAAGAAGCGGCTCCGCCCGCTCAAACCCCTCAGGTCGGCGTGGTCACCATTCAACCGCAAGCCTTCACCCTGACCACCGAGCTGCCTGGCCGCACCACGGCCTACCGCATTGCGGAAGTACGCCCCCAGGTCAACGGCATCATTCTCAAGCGCCTGTTCAAGGAAGGCGCGGACGTGAAGGAAGGCCAGCAGCTTTATCAGATCGACCCGTCGGTCTATGAAGCGACCCTCAAAAGCGCACAAGCCAACCTGACCCAGACCAAATCCATCACCGACCGCTACAAGCAGCTGGTCGATGAACAGGCCGTCAGCCGTCAGGAATACGACACCGCCGTCGCCAACCGCATGACGGCCGAAGCCAACGTGCAAACCGCCCAGATCAACGTGCGCTACACCAAGGTGTACGCGCCGATCTCCGGGCGTATCGGCCGTTCTTCGGTCACCGAAGGCGCGCTGGTCAGCAACGGCCAGGCCGACTCCATGGCCGTGATCCAGCAACTGGACCCGATCTACGTCGACGTCACCCAGTCCTCGGCAGAAATGCTCAAACTGCGTCGCGACCTGGAAAGCGGTCAGTTGGAAAAAGCCGGCGCCAATGCCGCCAAGGTCAAGCTGACCCTGGAAGATGGCAGTGACTACGGCCAGGAAGGCAAGCTGGAGTTCTCCGAAGTGTCGGTTGACCAGACCACCGGTTCGGTCACCCTGCGCGCCGTGTTCCCCAACCCGGACCACACCCTGCTGCCGGGCATGTTCGTACACGCCCAACTGCAAGCTGGCGTGAACAGCAAAGCCATTCTGGCACCGCAGCAAGGTGTGACGCGCGACCTCAAAGGCACTCCGACGGCGCTTGTCGTCAATGCCGACAACAAGGTCGAGCAGCGTGAACTGGTGGCCAACCGTACCTACGGCGCCTACTGGCTGGTGGAAAAAGGCTTGAACGCCGGTGACCGCGTCATCACCGAAGGCTTGCAGTACGTCAAGCCGGGTGCCGAGGTCAAGGTCAAGGAAGCAGACAACGCCAAGCCTGCCGGTTCCGCCGCTCCTGCTGCCGCTGCTGGCAAAGGGGAGTAA